TCATCAATAAACCCTCGGCATATAACCCAAGTCCTGTTCAAAACCAGACTTACAACAGCACAAGGAGAGAACATGTTGGTCATTGAGATACTCCGAGGAACTCTGAGAAGCTTGAATACCTTGGCTGCCATCCAATCTCCTCGCGAGTTCTCGAGTTGTTCAGTCTCTTGCCTAGAGGACCATCGGTGCCTAGAGGAAGAGAGGAAATAAAGTGTGAGTTTCTGTTCTTCAGAGAGAAGTAGTAGTTAATGCATCAACTGTGCCTGGTTAATACATTTTTTACACGTCAATATGAAGCTGACCTGTAAAACCGTCAAACTGTTTATTGAACTTCCCATTTTTAGCAATCAAATCCATTACTTCTTGCCTGCATTTTGAGGCACAATGGAATTCATATAACATATGTACACATGAACGGCTTAAGATTTATGAGAACATTGACATATCAAGTACTAGCAGAGACCACTATGACAAGAATTGTGGAAATGTTCTGTAACTGGTCGacagagaaagggaaaaggcTACTGACCTCGTCACTGGATGATTGTCGCAGCCCAAGAATATCCTGCTGTGGAGTTTCTTCTTCAGGATAGCAACTGCCAGAGAAGCAGCATCCTGTTGTTGAATAATACAAGTCAACAACATGCAGAAGTATCATAGAGAGTGCAGATGTGAATCGAGCAGTACATATATGACAGAGAAAACTAATTACCTCGTAATGTATCAGATTAAGGAAATGATCTGGGCGTGCTTCAATGCTTCCTTTCTTTAACCAATAAACATGCGCACCTCTATCCATTGTGTAAGACGAGTTAAGGCTCTATCTGTGTCATATCTATTTccaccaaaaacaaaaaaaaaaagtttctatAGGCATATGCAAGTAGTCCTGaccaaaaataattaataataataattttggaAAGGATATATATAGCCCTGCCAATCTAAGAACACAGCCACCAGAATCCAGCACAACTTTTTCCGCATTTATAAGAACATCCATTCTAGGGCTCCTACCAAGTGGAACTACTGGAGTATCCTGCAACGAAGAGTAGGGTCAAGAAAGCATATCCGcgaaacaaacacacacataagATCCCccagaaattttttaaaaaaaggatgaAATCTTGTTATTCCAAATATTACAGAAATGCCCTAATCAATATGATTTTTCATGgccaaaaattaaaaggaaaaaaaaagtcaatgtCAGTTTTTGCCATTGCGATTAATGGATGGGATCTCCTAAACTGATTATCGTTTTTGCTTAACTATTTAAGCAAAGCCGTAAAAATCCAATAACTTTGACTTCCAATGAAATTATCACATTTATTCAGGCCCACCAACCAGCACTCTAGTGTCCCGTTTGGTATGTggaaatggaatggaatgaaaATCCATCCCTCTACTCTATTTCCTTATATGGAGACATTTGTATGAGTTAGAAAGAGCCTTTCAGTAGGaaatttattcaaaatatgataaaatgaTCATTCCCTCATAAAAGTTAAGGAATGCTCTTTCCATCATCAACtaaattttacatatatcatatttttttttggtaaacacatatatcatatattattgtcttttagttttatatatctaaacatatgacatatataatgacatcatgaaaaataagttcatctaaataaatttaatcctTATATTCTCTAGTGCAATCTAAAAATCACTATTTTTCTCACAATATAATTACATTCACTATACAAAAATTTATTCCACTCctttccattccattccaaCGTACCAAACGGGACTAGTAGATTATTATGTAGATAATCTCTCATAGTGAGCAATTATTAATGCCATAGCCAAAAAGAACTACAGTTAACAATAATCACCGGCGAAATGACTTTGGATGTACACCTCATTGCATGGTCCATTATCATTGCAATCATAGAGAGCAGAGCTTGATGTAAACAAGAAAGCGCCTTCACCATTCCAGTTAGATGCTGCAACTCTGTTTGACCAACATTCAAACCAATGGCACGAGTAAGACAGGAGAATAAGTCATGATTTAAGAACTTACTCTTCTTCCTCctattgaaaaatattggTTTTCTATGCGGACAGAATTGTGTAATGTAACTGTCAAATTCCATTAATTTGCTTTGTACAGAAAGCAATGAGCCGGCATGGGCTGGATTATATGAACCTCGTATCTGTTTTAACAGACAGAAAAGATCAAAAACTCTTTTATCATCAAGAAGGCATGATGTACCCTGATCCTACATGTACTTAAGTAAGTATAAGAAAACTGGCCGCATATAATATGAAACACGGTTGCACAATCCCAAGATAACCAAGAAACTAGAGAAATACAAGCAATTGGCAGCTTTCACTCCTCGAAGATTACCTCAAATCGCCAGGGTAGTCAGGAGATCGAGAGGGTGGAGCACAGAAAATGACATAGGGGACCTTGTGGGCAGTTTCACTTCCCTTCAGCAAAGGACTAATCCCCATTTGGATCAACTCATTATGGTGATCCATTGTCACTGTCTGCCCATAAATTTGGCAGCTTGGATATTCCTGCTCAAGAACATGCCCCAGTCTCATTAGAAGTACCATTGCCAGCTACAACAACCTATTAAAAGAGCTAGACCCATCCAGGCAATGCACTGCTtccaaattagaaaataaagatTCTTGACAGGTACTTCAGCAAAACAGGACATGAATACATAGTCCATGCAGTTCGTCAATACGAACAAAGATGAGAATCTAGCTTCAGAAAAAGTACCTTTCGCCATTTTTCAGCCACTAAGCGGCCGAGTACCCCTGGTCCCACGATCAGGAGATCAGACTCCCCAACGAAacccgatgaagaagaagCCTCCTCAGCAAGCTTTGCACCTTCCCACCAATCAATTGGACATCAATTGCGCCATCAAACAGAGCAAGATAAACTCATAATCACTTCATTTCGACACAAAAACCGAGCGTGATGAAGAAAATGCGACAGAGATCCCATCCCTTCACATTCACTCACTCTACAATTATTTCAGTAAATTATGATTAAAATCCCACTGGATCAGTCAATTGGGCAATGTATCTCAAAGAAAACCGATAATGCAATTACTCAGGGACGACGCATAATTTGGGGAATATGCAGCTGAAAATAGTTAGGGCGTAGACGAGAGAAGGACCAGCTGCGGAGGAACTGGGAACGCGGAAGCGCGTCGACGGTGAATGGGCGGGTCCGGCATTGAGATTAGGGTTTCTGAGAAGGGAAGGAAGCCGGATTGAGCGGGCGCCATGCCTTGGCCGAGGTGCAAAGAGAGAGTGGCGAGGAGCCGGACAGAGACGAGCTGCTGCGGTTGCTTCCATTTGAGGACCGGTGGAGTGAACAGTATCAGTTTATTTAACTAACATAACAATGGCGGGTTCTTCAGAAAGATAGTGCGAGAGAGACGGAGAGACAAAATGTGGTTCGGTGGCTCGGTACTCGGTAGCATAGCATGGCACGGCCCGGCATGATAACATCGGGCTCATGCCGAGCATTTTCGGGTTGGACAGTCGATGAGGCGACTTATTAACATCCGAATGGGAAGTTAATATGCAGTCAATGGTCATTAGCTTGTTAGTACGGACTGAAAATGATAATACGTTTAGCCAtatgaatgattaaaaaattgaactgCTAAGGAATTGACTTTGTTTTTAAGTTGAGAGATGATTTGGTGATATTAATATGGAAAAACAGCTCGGTTTGCAAAACTCCCCCAAACCAGCTGTCACGTCAGTATTCCGCTCAAGGAAATGATTTGAATTTAAGGTATAGcgtaaaaaaaatcaaaagaccGGATTGTACGGTGCTATTTTTCATAttgattttctaatttttaattatcttttacaagaaaaaattaaggaaaataattcatccaaaaaaaattaaggggaaaaaaaagacgTAGATGATGGATGGTAGAAAAAGAGGAGCAAGATGAGGAAGGGGAGACCGGGAGAGACACGATGAGTGGGTGAGCGAAAATAGGAGAAATTAGGTAGTTATTTGTAGGGGCGGTCGGTTTCGGATACCCTattttttcacgatactcgGACCCTATCATGTAAAGGATCGGTTACGAGATTTTGGAACTGAATCCTACcctattaaattatgaaacgaGAATCTACCCAAAACTTATACTATACTACATGTTTCGGATATTCTGTTAgaacctataaatttttttttccttttgaaatTTACTCGATTTAGGGAACAATGAACCTTTTCCAGCGTTTCGCGTCTCTGGTTCAGTAACTTTGGGCAATAAAACATTAAAACTGATGATCATCCTTTAGAGCTTCCAAAACTCGTTACCCAAGAGAAGAAGGCAATCGAAACGCTCTTGTAGTTCACTAGTACTCCCCGTGCATGTGGGTGAGGACCTGAATAGTGCGAGAGAGACGGAGAAATTAGGTAGTTATTTGTAGGGGCAGTCGGTTTCGGATACCTTgttttttcacgatactcgGACCCTATCCGGAtcggttccaagattttggaactggaccctaccctgttaaATTATGGAACGAGAATCTACTCAGAACTTATACTATACTACATGTTTCGGGTACCCTGTTAGAATCtgtaaatctttttttttgttccggTTTGAAATCTACTCGATTTAGGGAACAATGAACCTTTTCCAGCGTTTCGCGTCTCTGGTTCAGTAACTTTGGGCAATAAAACATTAAAACTGATGATCATCACTCGTTACCCAAGAGAAGAAGGCGATCGAAACGCTCTTGCAGTTCACTATTACTCCCGTGCATGTGGGTGAGGACCTGAATAGTCAGAGCATTCTCACCAAACCAAATCCAATGCAAGAAATCCAGCTTACTCATCAAACGAACATAACATCGAGATGGCTTAATTTTCATCAAGGTCTTTATACAGCCTTTGTCCAATTCGGCATCGTGCTCGCTCATAACATAATAAGCTCGTGATTCCCTTTTCCTGATTCTGACTAAAGAACCAATCGTGCAGGTTCATGGCTCTCATGGTATGGGGCAAGTTGGCCATTCTACTTCTACCCTATACATTAGGATAATTACGAGCTTCGCCTCCAATTCTAATGCCCCCAAATCGAAATGTTTCCATAACCTGACTATCGAAGTCAAGCATGTCTCCAGGTCGAGGCCTAAAAATCTCGGGTCTGAGAAGAGCCAAGAACCAACCTCTCAAGTACGAGCACCAAATCTACCGAAGCCATTCGGTTTTCTGACATAAAACCACTTCTGAGTATTTAAGAAACAGACCGCCACATCAACTTATGCTAATCGCATAACAGCCTAATCGTCCTACAGACCTTACACCAAGAAACCACATTGCCTCAACAGAGCCTGGAGCTCAACTCTTCCTGGGTCCTGCTAAAAGTCGAAACTTCCTCCTTATACAGCGGACCCAACCAGTTCCAGGAGAAGCCGACATGAATTTCGAAATTTGGGACGGTCTGTACCTGAGGAAGAACCTGGGACGCCATAGTTGGTGAGACAGCAGACTTTCTGGGacgagagagagggggggttgggggggggggggggggggggggggggggggggggggggggggggggggagaagttagagagagaaagccaTGGATCGGCGTCACTGTCAGTGGAGATAGAGAAGAGACAGAGAGGAGAAAGGGAAATAGAGTGTTTAGTTTCATCAAACTTTTTAATGGTGTATTTGAATtgagagttaaagtaattttaattttaatttttttgattttgattgtgaaaaatgacaaatgagatgtgaatataaatttgacttgagaaacgtatgtttttgttgtgtagtgtgttaagttaaagttaaagttaaaatttttgaattgggaaatgtgtgtttttgttgtgtagtgtgttgagttaaagttaaaatcaattgtTTGGGAATCCAAACAAGGCAataactttactttttttttaattagtaattGTTAATCGGatccggttccggttctgaGTATCCTACATACAGGAATCGGAACCAGAATCGATTTTCACCGattccttattttaatactcGGACCCTACCATTTGGTACATTTCGTACATTTTAAGGAATCGATTTTCACCGATTCCTTAAATTTGGTAcattttaagaatttttttaattctttatatatgttatatgaaTAATTAACGAGACATAGGGTACTTGTTAATTGTTCACttaaatattacaaataattGTCATTTATTGAAAGTCGATTTCGATTCTATAGGCAATGAATCGAACATAAGCAAATggaattgaattttaattccTTATTAAACCAAACAAAAAGTAAAAGTTTGTCATTCCGTATACAATTCTGCCCCATTCCATCTCATTCCGTTTCCAATTCTATCCCATTTTGCCCCATTCCATTTCCGTTTTCATAATTGGAACCAACAGGCCCAAGatttattttacttatgtCTATTTGGGATGTCGGAAAGGAATGGAATAGAAATCCATCATTCTACTCTATTTCCTTATACGAAGACACTTGTATGAGCTAGAAATAGTATTTTGTTTGGAGTGAAATTTCTTTATAACATGATGGAATAGTCATTCAttcaaaaaaacttttaaggTACTTTCATTCGATAATTTCTACTAAGTTTTACATATACCATATATTATCTTTtagttttatatatctaaacatatgatatatgatatcatgaaaaataagttcatttaattaaatttaataattcatattctctaatttaatttaaaaatcacTATTTTTCTCTCGTATAATTACattcattatataaaaatctatttcattcttttccattttattaCGGTGTACCAAAGGGCCTTGAGGTATTTTTGGGAAGTGAGTGAAATgacagttttcttttttacctttataatattggagATAACTAAGACTCCGTTTGGATTGGAGTCAAGttccaactcaactccacCATGGAAGGTACAGGACAAAAAAGGCTTGAATTGTTAAAAGCTGTGAGACCCATGTCGAAATAAAACCGGGTGAATGTTGTCTCTTTTCGCTGGATTGAATTGGACCGCAACTCAGCAATTATCCGTTGGACCGAAGCTGCAAAACATCgccgagacatgcgaaccgaGTCCCATCGTCCTTAGGGTTGCGCTTGCAGGGGAAATTGGCGTCGAAATCGTTAAAATCGACCGCGGAGGAAGCCGATTGGTAAGTGGGTTCGTGCAATTTCAGCGATTATACACCTCCATACCTTCAATTTTACTGATTTCTTACTGTTCTCCATCAGCGGCGAAGCCTCGAACGCTGTTCGTCCGTGACCAGCAGCAGGGATTCTTCACAGTGAGAGCGACCGAATCTTCTCTGCAATTCCTCGATTTTCTTATGTGCATCGTCACGCTTCACCCTGAGCTGTCGCGTTTCCAGCTGATTGGTAGGGGCCCTCGAAGATATATGTCTCTGTTCTCTGCTATGTCGCGTTTGAAGCCGAAATTGGTAGGGGCCCATCGCGTTTCCATCTGTTGTCTGCTGTTTGATGCGTGTGGTTTCTTACTTGTAGGGGCCCCTGGCTGTGGTCTGTTGGCTGCTCAATTTGCCGATATAAGGAGCGGCATACAACAGAAGAATAGCAGAAGCATTCCTCTGTTAAGGTAATTTCCCTTTCATCTGTGTCCGAGTTCTTGAACGATTTCTGCATCTTCCTTGACTGCTTATTCGGTTGCTGAGCTGAAATCATCTGAAAATATAAGCTGTggtatggttttttttttggcgtgTTGTTGCGATGCGATGATTTTGTTGCTGATGTCTGATTGCTGGTGCATATGTTATGTCAGTCTGTTTGTGTGATTTTTGAAAGCTGAGAGACGAGCTGTGCTACTAGTTTCTGTCTGCCGAAATACTGATGGAATTGTCAATTTTTACATGCAATTTCCATCAATGCCTTAGCTTCAGATATGTGATTGTACTTGCTAGATCTTCACATACTATGCTGTTAAACGTTTGCTAAGTGTTGTATGAGGGTCATGCATGTTGATTCATCTTTGTTGCATCTTCGAAAAGCATCGGTTCTGTTTTGCATTGTCTGAAAAAAGTAACGCATGTCAGTGCAATTTCATTCTGCAAGCTTCAGTCTGAGGATTGAGATTGCGCTGCGGTATGGGGTTATAATACTAGCTAAAATCGTGTTCTGTTTTTGATTCATTTGTTGCGAGAAACACCATAGAAGTTGGTATCTGGACTGATACCCCTCAAACAAATTTGTTTTGCATGTGATTTTGTTGAGGTCTTGGAACAGCAACTGCATGCAGCATGGCTCAAAAAGGTGAAAATATCATCGAATGGAGTGATGAAATGGATGTCGGTTTCCTAAACGTACTGCTTGAGATGAAGAGAAGAACACACACTACAACATGGAAGAGTAGCACTTGGAAAGAGATCACACAGGAAATGATCAACCTTTTTCCCGAAAAGCATCTGTGCTTGCAGAAGGTGAAGGAAAAGTATCAAAGAATGAAGACAAATTTCACCCGATTTGCTGAAATATTAAAGCATACAGGCGTCGGATGGGATGCTGACACAAACACCATCACCGCCGACTCAGATTTTTGGGATATGATTATAAAGGTACATGCTTTTTTCTTTGTCCTTTTATGATTCTATTGTTGTTTCCAGCATCTGTCACTGATGCTGGACGATCATGTCGTTGTTCTTGGTACAGAAGAATAGGGCGTACAAGACTTTCCGGAGTAAGGGATGCAAGCACTACGATATGCAGAAGCAACTGTTCAGTTCTTCCGTGGCCACCGGTGTTCTGCGCATATCCTCGACCGATCCACCACCAACTTTAGAGGAAAAACGGCGGCTGAATGCAGAATTCTTATCTAGGGGGAAGGGAAAGCAGAAACACCATGTCGATCTCGAAGAAGGATCCGACGAGAGTGACGATCCCGTCAATGTTGCAGATCCCATTTTAACCGAGTGTCGACGTCGAGTGCCGAAAAGATCGCAAAGCAAGAGCTCACAAATGCAGGAGTGCATGGACATATTCAGGGGGAGTTTCACGAAAAACCAACAGCACACCCCACAGTCAGCAAAGAAAAGCAAGTCTGTATCGAGCCCCGAAAAACCTGAGAAGAATAGCATCGAGGAAGCCCTCGATGAGTTGGCTAAGTTGGAATCGAGAATCCCTCAGTCCTTGTTTGTGAAAGCGGGCAAAGCACTCCTTGATCCGGCCTCCCGAAGGCTTTTCATGTGGTTCAAGGAAGAGTCACGAATGGAATGGATAATGCAGCTGGAACAACCTTGAAGCAAGGGTCATCAgagtttccttttttttccccgcgCATCGAACACAACGTTTTTTAAATTCCTTTGACTGAACTCGTACTGCTGATGTTTGTTATGTGTGTTTGATAATGGTGATGcgttatttttttcatgtgtGTGTTGAATGTTATTgtgttatgattataattGAGTTGTCTCACTGTTAACGATTCATTCATGATTTCATTTCCACAGTAAAAGGCAATCATTTGGCGAACAATATGTCTCGTTATCGGACGCCTTCAGACAATGACAATAATCCCGGAGAGAACGACAATGAACGTATGCAACGTATGTTTTACTCCTTGATGATGCAATATTATCAGATGGATGATGCCGTTCCACAGAACTTGCCGTGTAGAAATTCAGCCCTTCAAGGACGGCAGTATATTGTTGAACTATTAAGGAGTGGCGTCCGGTGCTTCGAAAGCTTCAGAATGGAACCACACGTGTTTAGAAATCTATGCGACACGTTGCGGTTGCGCAGTGGCATCACAGATACTAGAAAAGGTATTACCGTTGAAGAGCAAGTCGGCATGTTCATGTTGGTTATTTCACATAGTATGCGATTTTCAATGGTCGCTGAAAGGTTTCAGCATTCGAAGGAAACGGTTTCACGAATTATCAAACAAATTGCACGCGGAATGCACGATTTATCTGCCCATTTTATAACACCGCGGAACGTTATTGTCCAGCcggaaattgaaaatgatgaaaGGTGGCGCTTCTTTAGGGTATGTTATCTACTAATTTCATATTGTAGACATGCATGTATTCGGATTAATATTTGAGATAGATATAATTGTGCGTTTTTTTTCATGCAGCATTGTATTGGAGCTATCGATGGAACTCATGTCGATGCATGCATGCCACATGCGAACAGAGTACCTTATCGCGATCGTAATGCCGATATATCACAAAATGTATTGGCTGCTTGTTCACACGACATGATGTTCACATACGTGATGACCGGCTGGGAGGGTTCAGCTCACGAATCAAGAATATTGTCTGATGCTGCGTCACTTGATCGCTTTCCAGCACCGCGTGGCCGTGAGTATTTGCTTTTAATTCTTATGATGTTAAACGAAATTGCTTGTCGAAATTcgttttctttaaatttcattttttttccaggacaatattatgttgttgatgcaGGGTTTTCAAATATACCGGGATATTTGGCTCCATACAAGGGAGAACGGTATCATCGGAGCGATTTCCCTAATCATTATCCGCCGACATCAGAAAAAGAGCTATTCAACCATCGCCATGCGTCAGTGCGTAATGTTATCGAGCGTTGCTTCGgtattttgaagaagaaattCGTAATACTGACTGCCATGACGAACTTCAAACCGTATACTCAAGGAGAAATTGTCCttgcttgttttgttttgcataATTTCATACGCCGTAATAATTATCATGATAGATTATTTATGGAGTACGGCGATGCGTGGGCGGATTACGATGAATTTCGCAATCCACCGTAACAACAAGGAACTAGAGTTGATGTGGACATGAATAGCACGGAAATGAATGTTGTACGCGACCGTATCGCTAATCGGTTATGGCGTGCTGAGCGAGGAGGTCGATGATATACGCTGAGGTTTTTGTATTTGaaattagtaataattatTGTTATGATTCATCATTGTTGCAGTTTGATTTTTGCTGGCATGCGTATTTTTTTCATGTGTACAATCACCCGATTGTTGCGGCACGTTAATCCGAACAAAAGTCACAGGaagataaacaaaaaaaaattgcctcAAAGGCAGCCACTTTAAATTGAACTGCAGGAAGCCGTGCAAAGCAACTGTTCAAGGGGAAAAATGTATCAGTCAATTGTCATGATTATGGGTCCcacaatattaatttatttcaatcatattttgtccttttatgaattaaattgagttgagttggacATAGTTTCAAATCCAAACGAACCTTAAGTGACCGGCGGCTTGCAGCTACCATTTCCTTTAACTATGAGTAATATATTTGCAATCTTAAGTAAGCTGGTTTTGACTCGTAAAAGTGATCTCAAACTTAGGCCTTGTTTGgcaacaaaataaatttttaattctacCTCAATTTATCtccatttatcttcaattcaataatataataattatttttttcctttttcttcatttttttcttaactactattcaatttaatttttaatagtaaattttctcaattattcattaatttttctacaattcaacaatacaatccttactttctctcaattattcattactttttctcatttttttcccttaatttaagaacacaatcattataatgtcaaataaatataattatttataattggaATGAAGTGGAGttaaactccactccatttCCAAACAAAGCCTTACTCTTCCGAGTACTTTGCCAGCCAATTTTGAGTAGGTCGTGAGCATATTAACTCACTTGCATACCTGCACGAGCTAGCCTCAGATGCATATCCATACTTCGACAAGTTATAGATACAGTACAATAAATTTCGATCTCCTTCATGAATTTTACCAATACTCTTTTGGGTGAAacaatttgagaaaatttatttttacatgtttacccttttcttttttatcaacTAAGGGTAGTCGGCTTCGTTTGACTAATCTTCAAACTTAGTGAACTCCCAACAACGCAGATAATGAGTAATCATGCTAAAGACGTTCCAGTGACTTCAAGAGGTTTTGAATCCAAAATCGCGTAGATATATGAgctcctttttatttttttttcagtaacTATATGAGCTCATTTTTAATTGCTAGGTCAAATCCCTTCTTGTTCCCTCTTATCATATCATGTATGTCTCCACCCTGTAATTATTGCAACACAATGAACGTCATTGTCTTTTCCATGAGAGTCAGCCTGGGTCTACATGATTTCACATGGAGGCTTCTTCAGAAAACTACGTATATAATTTCtaattcataatttatatatatatatatagaatgctctctaatttctaatttcacaaattttcttttgcataCAATTAATCAATCTatgatttcaattttgaaGGAATCATATCCAGAACCTGTCCTCTTCCCAGCGGTATCATAACTGTCATATCAtgtctttctctttctttttttttttttggtgagagaaaaaaataatgaaggCGCTATTCCATAATTATCATTATTGTCGTCCCAaacatattttgtttttccacCATGTATGTATTATTAATTCCACTCGTTTATGTCTCCTTGCTTACTGACGGCGAACGCGTGCAATCCCTAGCAATCGGTCCACGCAGTTCTTTTAGATTGCGACTGCACAATGTTTTGGCACACAAGGCAACCCGAAAGACGAGTAGAAGTAGAACGTGAATGAGCTAATTAACTACATAACTATGGTGAAAACATTCACATCACCAAGTTCGCATGCTTTCGATCGTTTTCTGATGAATGTATACACTTTTTTTCGGATAACTGCATTAACCATTTCGGTTGTCTCGTTAAATTCCCTTTCTTCTCATTCGGTAGTGACACTTCACATCTATA
The sequence above is drawn from the Punica granatum isolate Tunisia-2019 chromosome 5, ASM765513v2, whole genome shotgun sequence genome and encodes:
- the LOC116209624 gene encoding uncharacterized protein LOC116209624; this encodes MEATAAARLCPAPRHSLFAPRPRHGARSIRLPSLLRNPNLNAGPAHSPSTRFRVPSSSAAGAKLAEEASSSSGFVGESDLLIVGPGVLGRLVAEKWRKEYPSCQIYGQTVTMDHHNELIQMGISPLLKGSETAHKVPYVIFCAPPSRSPDYPGDLRVAASNWNGEGAFLFTSSSALYDCNDNGPCNEDTPVVPLGRSPRMDVLINAEKVVLDSGGCVLRLAGLYTMDRGAHVYWLKKGSIEARPDHFLNLIHYEDAASLAVAILKKKLHSRIFLGCDNHPVTRQEVMDLIAKNGKFNKQFDGFTGTDGPLGKRLNNSRTREEIGWQPRYSSFSEFLGVSQ